The following coding sequences are from one Capsicum annuum cultivar UCD-10X-F1 chromosome 3, UCD10Xv1.1, whole genome shotgun sequence window:
- the LOC107862149 gene encoding histone deacetylase 15, with protein MILVEKCVINSEGNEISEASKMSNLTGAKTGTNLPNQLEVVLCQDSNGRLDGLASTVNCDYTCHSDGQSEVVSQLCTRDADGVSGLNTGPAATTKNANCEGEDMYNFQYNFDEEEDDSDWEPSEKQMEVLKWFCVNCTMANVEGIGNCEVCGEHRESGILKHGFFASPYLAIDDVNQDELPVTENCEDSCKQSCLSSSTAVGFDERMLLHTEVVMKSHPHPERPDRLRAIAASFATAGIFPGKCYPIPAREITREELQMVHSEENIEAVDITRRMLASYFTPDTYANEHSACAARLAAGLCADLASAIYSGRVKNGFAMVRPPGHHAGVKQAMGFCLHNNAAIAASAAEAAGAKKVLIVDWDVHHGNGTQEIFERSKSVLYISLHRHEGGRFYPGTGAANEVGSMGAEGYCVNIPWSREGVSDNDYIFAFEQVVLPIALDFNPDFTIISAGFDAARGDPLGCCDVTPAGYASMTQMLSALSSGKLLVILEGGYNLRSISSSATAVIKVLVGESPVIDTDDTVPSKAGLRSVLEVLQIQMKFWPTLETNFSELHSKWGSYVFQDTKKQSKKRRRTGLPVWWRMGRKRLLYHIWAKQLRAKSFCDYSFGC; from the exons ATGATCTTAGTGGAAAAATGTGTTATTAATTCTGAAGGCAATGAGATCTCAGAGGCATCTAAAATGAGCAATTTAACTGGTGCAAAGACTGGAACCAATCTTCCAAATCAATTGGAAGTTGTTCTATGTCAAGATTCAAATGGAAGATTGGATGGGCTTGCCTCCACAGTTAATTGTGATTATACTTGTCATAGTGATGGACAATCGGAGGTGGTGTCACAACTTTGTACAAGAGATGCAGATGGGGTCTCCGGTTTGAATACTGGTCCAGCTGCTACAACT AAAAATGCTAATTGCGAAGGTGAGGACATGTACAATTTTCAGTATAATTTTGATGAGGAGGAGGATGACAGTGACTGGGAACCATCAGAAAAGCAAATGGAAGTTCTGAAGTGGTTCTGTGTCAATTGTACAATGGCCAATGTCGAGGGTATTGGAAATTGTGAA GTATGCGGAGAACACAGAGAATCTGGGATACTTAAGCATGGATTTTTCGCATCTCCATATCTGGCTATAGATGATGTCAACCAAGATGAGTTGCCTGTAACTGAAAATTGTGAAG ATTCATGCAAGCAAAGTTGTTTATCATCCTCCACTGCTGTAGGGTTTGACGAGAGGATGTTGCTTCACACAGAA GTTGTAATGAAGTCTCATCCACACCCTGAGAGACCAGACCGCCTTCGAGCCATTGCAGCTAGCTTTGCTACAGCag GTATATTCCCGGGGAAGTGCTATCCTATTCCTGCAAGAGAAATTACAAGGGAAGAACTTCAGATG GTCCACTCCGAGGAGAATATTGAAGCCGTTGATATCACCAGGCGTATGCTTGCCAG TTATTTTACACCTGATACATATGCAAATGAACATTCAGCATGCGCTGCCAGACTTGCAGCAGGTTTATGTGCTGACCTTGCTTCAGCAATTTACTCTGGACGCGTCAAAAATGGTTTTGCTATG GTTCGCCCTCCTGGCCACCATGCTGGTGTGAAACAGGCCATGGGTTTCTGTCTCCACAACAATGCAGCAATTGCTGCATCAGCTGCTGAAGCCGCTGGTGCAAAGAAGGTGTTAATAGTTGATTGG GATGTTCATCATGGGAATGGCACACAAGAAATATTTGAGAGAAGCAAATCG GTTTTGTATATATCATTGCACAGACATGAGGGTGGAAGGTTCTATCCTGGTACAGGAGCTGCAAATGAG GTTGGTTCTATGGGTGCAGAAGGATACTGTGTGAATATTCCTTGGAGCCGCGAGGGAGTGAGTGACAATGATTACATTTTTGCATTTGAGCAAGTCGTGCTTCCCATAG CTTTGGACTTTAATCCAGACTTTACTATCATTTCAGCAGGATTTGATGCTGCTAGAGGTGATCCCCTTGGCTGCTGTGAC GTAACTCCTGCTGGTTATGCATCAATGACCCAAATGTTGAGTGCATTGTCAAGTGGAAAATTGCTTGTTATTCTTGAAGGCGG CTACAATCTTCGCTCAATTTCATCATCAGCTACTGCAGTGATTAAG GTTTTGGTTGGTGAAAGTCCTGTGATTGACACAGACGATACTGTACCTTCCAAAGCTGGATTACGAAGTGTTTTGGAGGTTCTACAGATTCAGATGAAATTCTGGCCTACACTGGAGACAAACTTCAGTGAATTGCATTCGAAGTGGGGATCCTATGTTTTTCAGGATACAA AAAAACAGAGTAAAAAGAGACGCAGGACTGGTTTACCAGTATGGTGGAGAATGGGACGAAAGCGGTTGTTATATCACATATGGGCCAAGCAGCTGCGTGCAAAATCCTTTTGTGATTATTCTTTTGGATGTTGA